From Plectropomus leopardus isolate mb chromosome 17, YSFRI_Pleo_2.0, whole genome shotgun sequence, a single genomic window includes:
- the LOC121956769 gene encoding apoptosis regulator BAX-like produces the protein MACEGNGMSDARIGEALIKNVIEEELKDVPSEDIPPLTPLAVQVNSEQEQKMVTQLSIMIRIIGDRVKDDQEFQDAIDGVACPSENKWERFKQVANKVFEQGISWERIAVLFYVAGRLAVKMVEAHLPQSVREILSMTVEFFKNNLLGWIREHGGWINSFSELAVASVQSMSAMSSHNYGLFLIFLAGLALGSVITWRLTK, from the exons ATGCCAGGATAGGAGAGGCCCTCATTAAAAA CGTCATagaggaggagctgaaggaCGTGCCCTCAGAAGACATCCCGCCACTCACCCCGCTGGCTGTCCAAGTCAATTCTGAGCAGGAGCAGAAGATGGTGACCCAGCTCAGCATAATGATCCGTATCATCGGCGACAGAGTCAAAGATGACCAGGAGTTCCAAGA TGCGATAGACGGGGTGGCTTGTCCCTCCGAAAATAAATGGGAGCGCTTTAAGCAAGTGGCAAATAAAGTGTTTGAACAGGGGATCAGCTGGGAGAGGATCGCGGTGCTCTTTTATGTTGCGGGCAGGCTGGCTGTCAAG ATGGTGGAGGCTCATCTCCCTCAGTCAGTGAGGGAGATCCTCAGTATGACTGTGGAGTTTTTCAAGAACAATCTACTCGGCTGGATTCGGGAACATGGAGGATGG ATCAACAGTTTCTCGGAGCTGGCGGTGGCGTCTGTGCAGAGCATGTCAGCGATGAGCTCACACAACTACGGCCTCTTCCTCATCTTCTTAGCCGGGCTGGCTCTTGGAAGCGTCATCACCTGGAGACTGACCAAATAG